A genomic stretch from Methylorubrum extorquens includes:
- a CDS encoding putative molybdopterin biosynthesis-related protein (Evidence 3 : Putative function from multiple computational evidences; Product type e : enzyme): protein MSADRETDFTQRLAAAARQEQFLTVMSREDAHAAFRAALPHAALPPETVPLAQALGRVLAGDIASPIDVPPFDRALVDGFALRAADTEGANAARPRRLALNREILACGVAPTGSVATGTATPIATGGMIPRGADAVVMVEQTEFFEDALAIDVTGPVRPGQFVGYAGADMASGETVLRKGAVVTAREIGMLAACGLAEIVVVRRPRVAVLSTGDELVAPGGELRPGAIFDSNGAIVAASVAENGGEPVPLGIVRDDEAALDGALRDALTRSDLVVLSGGTSKGAGDVSHRILSRLGPPGILVHGVALKPGKPLCLAVAEGKAVVVLPGFPTSAMFTFHEFVVPLVRALAGLPPREEEAVSARLPQRLTSELGRTEFVMASLAQAADGLVALPLPKGSGSVTAFSQADGFFAVPAARSGVEAGETVSVVRLGAGVRPPDLTIIGSHCIGLDRVVGLLAEQGFRARTVWVGSAGGLAALRRGECDLAAMHLLDPETGRYNAPFLEAGMKLALGWRRLQGVVFRKNDARFEGRSAADAVNAALADPDAVMVNRNAGSGTRLLVDGLIGPARPAGFWNQPRSHNAVAAAVAQGRADWGVAIASVATAYGLGFLPLAQEHYDFAYRDADREKPALAAFLALLGTRAADAALNELGFEPGAGES, encoded by the coding sequence ATGAGCGCGGATCGCGAGACGGATTTTACCCAGCGCCTCGCCGCGGCCGCCCGGCAGGAGCAGTTCCTGACGGTGATGAGCCGCGAGGACGCGCATGCGGCCTTCCGCGCGGCACTTCCCCACGCGGCGCTTCCACCGGAGACCGTTCCGCTGGCCCAGGCGCTGGGACGGGTGCTCGCCGGCGATATTGCCTCGCCGATCGACGTGCCCCCCTTCGACCGCGCCTTGGTGGACGGCTTTGCGCTGCGCGCCGCCGACACCGAGGGCGCCAACGCCGCGCGGCCCCGCCGGCTCGCTCTCAACCGCGAGATCCTGGCCTGCGGCGTCGCCCCGACGGGTTCGGTCGCCACCGGCACCGCGACGCCGATCGCCACCGGCGGCATGATCCCGCGCGGGGCCGACGCCGTGGTGATGGTCGAGCAGACCGAGTTCTTCGAAGACGCCCTCGCCATCGACGTGACGGGTCCGGTCCGGCCGGGGCAATTCGTCGGCTATGCCGGCGCCGACATGGCGTCCGGCGAAACCGTCCTACGCAAGGGGGCAGTGGTGACCGCCCGCGAGATCGGCATGCTCGCCGCCTGCGGGCTCGCCGAGATCGTGGTGGTGCGCCGCCCCCGCGTCGCCGTACTCTCGACGGGCGACGAGCTGGTCGCGCCGGGCGGTGAACTGCGACCGGGCGCCATCTTTGATTCGAACGGCGCCATCGTCGCGGCCTCGGTCGCCGAGAACGGCGGCGAGCCCGTGCCGCTCGGCATCGTCCGCGACGACGAAGCGGCGCTCGATGGTGCCCTGCGCGATGCGCTGACCCGGAGCGACCTCGTCGTACTCTCCGGCGGCACCTCGAAGGGCGCGGGCGATGTCTCGCACCGCATCCTGTCGCGGCTGGGCCCGCCCGGCATCCTCGTCCACGGCGTCGCGCTCAAACCCGGCAAGCCGCTCTGCCTCGCCGTCGCCGAAGGCAAGGCGGTGGTGGTGCTGCCCGGCTTCCCGACCTCGGCGATGTTCACCTTCCACGAATTCGTGGTGCCGCTGGTGCGCGCGCTTGCCGGACTGCCGCCGCGGGAAGAGGAGGCGGTGTCGGCGCGCCTGCCGCAGCGGCTGACGTCCGAACTCGGCCGCACCGAATTCGTGATGGCCTCGCTCGCTCAGGCGGCTGATGGCTTGGTCGCCCTGCCGCTGCCGAAAGGCTCCGGCTCCGTCACCGCCTTCTCGCAGGCCGACGGCTTCTTTGCCGTGCCGGCCGCGCGCTCGGGCGTCGAGGCGGGCGAGACGGTCTCGGTGGTGCGCCTCGGGGCGGGCGTTCGGCCGCCGGACCTCACCATCATCGGCAGCCACTGCATCGGGCTCGACCGGGTGGTCGGACTGCTGGCCGAGCAAGGCTTTCGCGCCCGCACCGTATGGGTCGGCTCGGCCGGGGGGCTCGCGGCCCTGCGCCGGGGCGAATGCGACCTGGCCGCCATGCACCTGCTCGACCCCGAGACCGGCCGCTACAACGCGCCTTTCCTCGAAGCGGGCATGAAACTCGCCCTCGGCTGGCGTCGGCTCCAGGGCGTGGTGTTCCGTAAGAACGATGCCCGTTTCGAGGGCCGCAGCGCTGCCGATGCGGTGAACGCGGCGCTGGCCGACCCCGACGCGGTGATGGTCAACCGTAACGCCGGCTCCGGCACCCGCCTCCTCGTCGATGGCCTGATCGGGCCGGCCCGCCCGGCCGGCTTCTGGAACCAGCCGCGCTCGCACAACGCCGTCGCGGCGGCGGTGGCGCAGGGCCGGGCCGATTGGGGCGTGGCGATCGCGAGCGTCGCAACGGCCTACGGCCTCGGCTTCCTGCCGCTGGCGCAGGAGCATTACGACTTCGCCTACCGCGATGCGGATCGCGAGAAGCCCGCGCTCGCCGCCTTCCTGGCGCTGCTCGGCACACGCGCGGCGGATGCGGCCCTAAACGAACTAGGGTTCGAACCCGGCGCAGGCGAATCGTGA
- a CDS encoding putative molybdopterin biosynthesis-related protein (Evidence 3 : Putative function from multiple computational evidences; Product type e : enzyme), giving the protein MRAASAALTPLADALALLLRCAKPVAPRSVPLVRAAGHIAATSLTVPHDIPAGLTALRDGFAVEAAQIGGASPYAPVMLPRAPAWVEAGERLPPGTDAILAAEGLEHRSAVAEVGPGESTRAAAEDFSEGDALLTAGERIEPRHLLGLAAAGFVEVAIREARIRLVVTGAPDVLSPTLGAVIARSGGLAETVAVPDDPERIAHAIAADGADAVFVLGGTGFGRSDRSAEALAQAGRVVAHGLALRPGETAGVGEAGDRPVLLLPGRPDAALAAVLALGRPLIAALTAAVEPAARMGQISRKITSIVGLAEIVFVRVQGTDIDPLGGADLALHRLIEADGFVLVPPEREGYPVGSVVEVVPL; this is encoded by the coding sequence ATGCGCGCAGCCTCCGCCGCCCTGACACCGCTCGCCGACGCGCTCGCCCTGCTGCTGCGTTGCGCGAAACCGGTCGCGCCGCGATCGGTGCCGCTGGTTCGAGCGGCCGGGCACATCGCCGCGACATCGCTCACGGTTCCCCATGACATCCCGGCCGGGCTCACCGCCCTGCGCGACGGCTTCGCGGTGGAAGCCGCGCAGATCGGCGGTGCCTCACCCTACGCGCCGGTGATGCTGCCACGCGCCCCCGCCTGGGTCGAAGCCGGCGAGCGCCTGCCGCCCGGCACCGACGCGATCCTGGCCGCCGAGGGGTTGGAGCACCGCAGTGCCGTGGCGGAAGTCGGTCCGGGCGAGAGCACCCGCGCCGCGGCCGAGGATTTTTCCGAAGGCGACGCTCTCCTGACGGCGGGCGAGCGGATCGAGCCGCGCCACCTTCTCGGCCTCGCGGCCGCGGGGTTTGTCGAAGTCGCGATCCGCGAAGCCCGGATTCGCCTCGTGGTGACGGGGGCGCCGGACGTCCTGTCGCCGACGCTCGGCGCCGTGATCGCGCGGTCGGGCGGCCTCGCCGAGACGGTGGCGGTGCCGGATGACCCCGAACGGATCGCCCACGCCATCGCGGCCGACGGAGCGGATGCGGTGTTCGTCCTCGGCGGCACCGGGTTCGGGCGCAGCGACCGCAGCGCCGAAGCGCTGGCGCAAGCCGGACGTGTGGTCGCTCACGGCCTCGCCCTGCGGCCCGGCGAGACGGCGGGGGTCGGCGAAGCCGGGGACCGCCCGGTCCTGCTCCTGCCCGGCCGGCCCGATGCGGCGCTCGCGGCCGTCCTGGCGCTCGGCCGGCCGCTGATCGCCGCGCTGACCGCTGCCGTCGAACCGGCGGCGCGGATGGGGCAAATCTCGCGCAAGATCACCTCGATCGTCGGGCTCGCCGAAATCGTCTTCGTTCGCGTCCAGGGGACGGACATCGACCCCCTCGGCGGAGCCGATCTCGCCCTGCACCGGTTGATCGAAGCGGACGGATTCGTGCTGGTGCCGCCGGAGCGGGAGGGCTACCCGGTCGGCAGCGTGGTCGAGGTGGTGCCGCTATGA
- a CDS encoding Cytochrome c, class I (Evidence 3 : Putative function from multiple computational evidences; Product type e : enzyme): protein MTMPMRATRILGLIAALLLALPAGAQMRGHGGPVRALAVTGDGRLAVSGGFDQAAIVWGLETGAALSVLRFHDGAVNAVAALPDERFASASEDGRIALWRLGQAEPDCVLAGHAGPVAGLAVSPDGTMLASAAWDGTARIWPLAGGPARILEGHKGNVNAVAFLPDGRLVTAGADASVRIWTPQGETAVTATLPSALSALAVITDGEIAAAGADATVRFLAPDGQVRSEVELGPAPVIALAPAPDGTRIAAASAGGTVAMIERASGKILFTLVGPGLPVWSVAWRPDGSELVTGGGDRLVRRWNAATGEPIGPLAMPRPADALAAFHGERGAEVFRACVACHTLAPDDAPRAGPTLAGLFGRRIATVSGYRYSEALKGMDIVWTPETVARLFEVGPARFTPGTRMPEQTINSAEDRDALMRFLAKATERQPTGTPLTGPN, encoded by the coding sequence ATGACGATGCCGATGCGGGCGACGCGGATTCTCGGTCTGATCGCGGCCCTCCTGCTCGCATTGCCCGCGGGGGCGCAGATGCGCGGCCATGGCGGGCCGGTTCGTGCGCTCGCCGTGACGGGCGACGGCCGCCTTGCGGTCTCCGGCGGGTTCGATCAGGCGGCGATCGTCTGGGGTCTCGAAACCGGCGCGGCTTTGAGCGTCCTGCGCTTCCATGACGGCGCGGTGAACGCCGTGGCGGCCCTTCCCGACGAGCGCTTCGCCAGCGCCTCGGAGGATGGGCGCATCGCCCTGTGGCGATTGGGACAGGCCGAGCCGGACTGCGTACTCGCGGGACATGCCGGCCCCGTTGCCGGGCTCGCCGTCTCGCCCGACGGGACCATGCTGGCGTCCGCCGCCTGGGACGGTACCGCGCGGATCTGGCCGCTGGCGGGTGGGCCGGCGCGGATTCTCGAAGGACACAAGGGCAACGTCAACGCGGTCGCCTTCCTGCCCGACGGGCGCCTCGTCACGGCCGGCGCCGATGCGAGCGTGCGGATCTGGACGCCGCAGGGGGAAACCGCCGTGACCGCGACGCTGCCGAGCGCGCTCAGCGCGTTGGCCGTCATCACGGACGGCGAGATCGCAGCGGCGGGGGCGGATGCCACGGTGCGGTTCCTGGCGCCCGACGGGCAGGTGCGGTCAGAGGTCGAACTCGGCCCTGCCCCGGTGATCGCGCTGGCGCCCGCGCCCGACGGCACCCGGATCGCCGCCGCGAGCGCGGGCGGCACCGTCGCGATGATCGAGCGGGCGAGCGGAAAGATCCTGTTCACGCTGGTCGGGCCGGGCCTGCCGGTCTGGTCGGTGGCGTGGCGGCCGGATGGGAGCGAACTCGTCACCGGCGGCGGCGACCGCCTCGTGCGGCGCTGGAACGCGGCGACCGGCGAGCCGATCGGCCCCCTCGCCATGCCCCGGCCCGCGGACGCGCTCGCCGCGTTTCACGGCGAGCGCGGCGCGGAGGTGTTCCGCGCCTGCGTCGCCTGCCACACCTTGGCGCCCGACGACGCGCCCCGCGCCGGACCGACGCTCGCCGGCCTCTTCGGCCGGCGCATCGCGACGGTTTCGGGCTACCGCTACTCGGAGGCGCTGAAGGGCATGGACATCGTCTGGACGCCGGAGACGGTTGCCCGCCTGTTCGAAGTCGGGCCGGCACGCTTCACCCCCGGCACCCGGATGCCGGAGCAGACCATCAACAGCGCCGAGGATCGCGACGCGCTGATGCGCTTCCTCGCCAAGGCAACGGAGAGACAGCCGACGGGGACGCCGCTGACCGGGCCGAACTGA
- a CDS encoding putative sensor hybrid histidine kinase with two PAS and two response regulator receiver domains (Evidence 3 : Putative function from multiple computational evidences; Product type r : regulator): protein MSKGTILAVDDEPDILIALEDLFEDEYRVLTSAKPEEALDILRADPDIAVVVSDQRMPGMTGDALLAEARSFHEAQAILLTGYADISAVIAALNRGGIIGYVAKPWDPTLLRATVRNAYERHRLGRDLATERALLRGLLDHAEEAISFKDASGRFVRLNARKASLVGGTVEACLGRTEVEIADTPQAHEAEAADRRAVAAGEAGSTVIARGALGAERWSHVIRVPIRGGAGEVTHLATIERDVTEQKSLEARLRQSDKMQALGTLAGGIAHDFNNLLTAILGSLELVGPKIADQPRVKRLVDNATGAAQRGSALTKRLLSFSRSNDAHARPVDPNALIEGMSALFGSSLGSHVSVVRDLEPDMPFALVDPDQLELAVLNLCINARDAMPDGGTVTISTRRAEISDDPDLKPGTYAVVSVADEGTGIPPEILERVCEPFFTTKAVGQGTGLGLAMVFGLAQQAGGRLRITSEVGQGTRIELALPRAESAAHGIEEPATPVVVTAASPARILVVDDDEEVRHVTASFLSDFGYSETEAADGHTALDLMEKGERFDLVVADLAMPGMTGVELAAAIRERFSGVPVLLLTGHAEAVQIPEDLPVMTKPFASAELAARVSQLLDTTA from the coding sequence ATGAGCAAAGGCACGATTCTGGCCGTCGATGACGAGCCGGACATCCTGATCGCTCTGGAGGACCTGTTCGAGGACGAGTACCGGGTGCTCACCTCGGCCAAGCCCGAAGAGGCGCTCGACATCCTCCGCGCCGACCCGGACATCGCGGTCGTCGTCTCCGACCAGCGCATGCCCGGCATGACCGGCGACGCGCTGCTGGCCGAGGCGCGCAGCTTCCACGAGGCGCAGGCCATCCTGCTCACCGGCTACGCCGACATCTCGGCGGTGATCGCGGCGCTCAATCGCGGCGGCATCATCGGCTACGTCGCCAAGCCCTGGGACCCGACGCTGCTGCGCGCCACGGTGCGCAACGCCTATGAGCGCCACCGCCTCGGCCGCGATCTCGCCACCGAACGGGCCCTGCTGCGCGGCCTCTTGGATCACGCCGAGGAGGCAATCTCCTTCAAGGACGCGTCGGGCCGCTTCGTGCGCCTGAACGCGCGCAAGGCGAGCCTCGTCGGCGGCACGGTCGAGGCCTGCCTCGGCCGCACCGAGGTCGAGATCGCCGATACGCCTCAGGCCCACGAGGCGGAGGCCGCCGACCGCCGTGCGGTCGCGGCCGGGGAAGCGGGCTCGACGGTGATCGCCCGCGGCGCGCTCGGCGCCGAGCGCTGGTCGCACGTCATCCGGGTGCCGATCCGCGGCGGCGCCGGCGAGGTCACGCATCTCGCCACGATCGAGCGGGACGTGACCGAGCAGAAGAGCCTGGAGGCGCGGCTGCGCCAATCCGACAAGATGCAGGCGCTCGGCACGCTGGCCGGCGGCATCGCCCACGACTTCAACAACCTGCTCACCGCGATCCTCGGCAGCCTCGAACTCGTCGGCCCCAAGATCGCCGACCAGCCCCGGGTCAAGCGCCTCGTGGACAACGCCACCGGCGCCGCGCAACGCGGTTCGGCGCTGACCAAGCGGCTCTTGAGCTTCAGCCGCTCCAACGACGCCCATGCGCGGCCCGTGGACCCGAACGCGCTGATCGAGGGGATGAGCGCGCTGTTCGGCTCCAGCCTCGGCAGCCATGTCAGCGTCGTGCGGGATCTCGAGCCCGACATGCCCTTCGCCCTGGTCGATCCCGACCAGCTCGAACTCGCGGTGCTCAACCTCTGCATCAACGCCCGCGACGCGATGCCCGACGGCGGCACCGTCACCATCTCGACCCGCCGCGCCGAGATCTCCGACGATCCCGATCTTAAGCCCGGCACCTACGCGGTCGTCTCGGTCGCCGACGAGGGCACCGGCATCCCGCCGGAAATTCTGGAACGGGTCTGCGAACCGTTCTTCACCACCAAGGCGGTCGGGCAGGGCACCGGCCTCGGCCTTGCCATGGTGTTCGGCCTCGCCCAGCAGGCGGGCGGGCGGCTGCGCATCACCAGCGAAGTCGGTCAGGGCACGCGGATCGAACTCGCGCTCCCGCGCGCCGAGAGCGCCGCCCACGGCATCGAAGAGCCGGCGACCCCGGTGGTGGTGACGGCGGCCAGTCCGGCCCGCATCCTCGTGGTCGACGACGACGAGGAGGTGAGGCACGTCACCGCCTCCTTCCTCAGCGATTTCGGCTACAGCGAAACCGAGGCCGCGGACGGGCACACGGCTTTGGATTTGATGGAGAAGGGCGAGCGCTTCGACCTCGTGGTGGCCGACCTCGCCATGCCCGGTATGACCGGGGTCGAGCTCGCCGCCGCGATCCGCGAGCGTTTCTCCGGCGTGCCGGTCCTTCTGCTGACCGGTCATGCGGAGGCCGTGCAGATCCCCGAGGATCTGCCGGTGATGACGAAGCCCTTCGCCTCCGCCGAACTCGCGGCGCGGGTCTCGCAGCTCCTCGACACCACCGCCTGA
- a CDS encoding putative Sensor protein, CheY-like domain (Evidence 3 : Putative function from multiple computational evidences; Product type f : factor), whose protein sequence is MTASASPSGASSAPPGHRLLLVEDSETQALELRLQLEGQGFSVQRCATAEAALDLLNTDLPDLVVADHHLPGMNGDEFTRQMRLSLRTRALPVVMLTSARNGERHGFESGADAYVEKSADRDLLVLRIRALLRERKSSATEGPSGAAFRRGRVLIVDGSATYRAFFTGLLTQEGHTVVAAADRSGALAALDEPGAGFDCVTLDLVGSAYDGIALCTEIAERRMKAPEGGGNAFPLVGMAGDKPDKSLLVAAFAAGADDVVSKADGEVLAMRVRGLVRRRLLEEDNRRISGEFGDRERAVERARAEAEAAAARAALADALGQANRDLEDANRKLTEAQAKLVQAAKMASLGELVAGIAHEINNPLAFILAHQGTVERLLGDLPPPDAPEGQRALMKARDRVGSMRLGLTRIQDLVLNLRKFSRLDEGERGLVNVPEAIETVLALIQHKLGTRITVTRDFSGRAEISCTPALLNQVVMNILGNAADAIHGDGTITVATYSDAETDMIRISDTGPGIPEELREKIFEPFFTTKPVGSGTGLGLAIAYSVVQAHSGSLIVETAPGGGASFVIGIPRQPAPV, encoded by the coding sequence ATGACCGCGAGCGCATCACCCTCCGGCGCGTCGTCCGCCCCACCCGGCCACCGCTTGCTGCTGGTCGAGGATTCGGAGACCCAGGCGCTCGAATTGCGGCTTCAGCTCGAAGGGCAGGGCTTTTCGGTGCAGCGCTGCGCCACGGCCGAGGCCGCGCTCGACCTGCTCAACACCGACCTTCCCGATCTCGTCGTCGCCGACCACCACCTTCCCGGCATGAACGGCGACGAGTTCACCCGGCAGATGCGACTGTCGCTGCGCACGCGGGCGCTGCCGGTGGTGATGCTCACCAGCGCCCGCAACGGCGAGCGCCACGGCTTCGAGAGCGGCGCCGACGCCTATGTCGAGAAATCGGCCGATCGCGACCTGCTGGTGCTGCGCATCCGCGCCCTCCTGCGTGAGCGCAAGAGTTCCGCGACGGAGGGGCCCTCCGGCGCCGCGTTCCGTCGCGGCCGGGTGCTGATCGTCGACGGCAGCGCCACTTACCGCGCCTTCTTCACCGGCCTGCTGACCCAGGAAGGCCACACCGTCGTCGCCGCGGCCGACCGCTCGGGGGCGCTCGCCGCCCTCGACGAGCCCGGCGCCGGGTTCGACTGCGTGACCCTCGACCTCGTCGGCAGCGCCTATGACGGCATCGCGCTCTGCACCGAGATCGCCGAGCGCCGCATGAAGGCGCCGGAGGGCGGCGGCAACGCCTTCCCCCTCGTCGGCATGGCCGGCGACAAGCCGGACAAGAGCCTTCTGGTCGCTGCCTTCGCCGCGGGCGCCGACGATGTGGTCTCGAAGGCCGACGGCGAGGTCCTGGCGATGCGCGTGCGCGGCCTCGTCCGCCGCCGCCTGCTCGAAGAGGACAATCGCCGCATCTCCGGCGAGTTCGGCGACCGCGAGCGGGCGGTGGAACGCGCCCGCGCCGAGGCCGAGGCGGCCGCCGCCCGCGCGGCCCTCGCCGACGCCCTCGGACAGGCCAACCGGGATCTGGAGGACGCCAACCGCAAGCTGACGGAGGCGCAGGCCAAGCTGGTTCAGGCGGCCAAGATGGCCTCGCTCGGCGAGTTGGTCGCCGGCATCGCCCACGAGATCAACAACCCGCTCGCCTTCATCCTCGCCCACCAGGGAACGGTGGAACGCCTGCTCGGTGATTTGCCGCCGCCCGACGCGCCGGAGGGACAGCGGGCGCTGATGAAGGCGCGCGACCGGGTCGGCTCGATGCGTCTGGGCCTGACCCGAATCCAGGATCTCGTTCTCAATCTGCGGAAGTTCTCGCGGCTCGACGAGGGCGAGCGCGGCCTCGTCAACGTGCCGGAAGCGATCGAGACGGTGCTGGCCCTGATCCAGCATAAGCTCGGCACCCGAATCACGGTGACCCGCGACTTCTCGGGACGGGCCGAGATTTCCTGCACGCCCGCCCTGCTGAATCAGGTCGTCATGAACATCCTCGGCAATGCAGCGGATGCAATCCACGGCGACGGGACGATCACGGTGGCGACCTATTCGGATGCCGAGACTGATATGATCCGCATCAGCGACACCGGTCCCGGTATTCCCGAAGAATTACGCGAAAAGATCTTTGAGCCGTTCTTCACGACGAAGCCGGTCGGATCGGGCACCGGGCTCGGCTTGGCGATTGCCTACAGCGTCGTTCAGGCGCATAGCGGCTCGCTGATCGTCGAGACGGCGCCGGGCGGCGGCGCGAGCTTCGTCATCGGAATTCCGAGGCAACCGGCACCGGTATGA
- the cheB gene encoding Chemotaxis response regulator protein-glutamate methylesterase (Evidence 2b : Function from indirect experimental evidences (e.g. phenotypes); PubMedId : 3280143, 3510184, 9687492; Product type r : regulator), translated as MNRGAANPRVRVLVVEDSLVVRILLTHIIARDPRLELAGAVESGEAALAAIETVRPDVISMDIRLPGIDGLETTRRIMASRPTPIVVIADSVEDSSLKISMNALRAGALSVVEKPVATTNDGYEAVAGQICTQLRIMAAVPVIRRRPIGAEWNARKTAPMPELGFPSESEAAPNVLAVAASTGGPPALAKVIGGLSADFPLPILLVQHMGAAFMDGFASWLDGVVPLAVGVARDGQTMQAGHVYVAPGDRHLELGTNGTLRVSDGAPVGGQRPAATVLFRSVARQAGAQGIGVLLTGMGEDGAQGLLDMRKAGAATVAEHESSAVVYGMPAAAVRLNAASRVLPVDQVAPHLVRLAQRKPA; from the coding sequence GTGAACAGAGGGGCTGCGAATCCGCGCGTGCGCGTGCTGGTTGTCGAGGATTCGCTCGTGGTGCGGATTCTCCTCACCCACATCATCGCCCGCGATCCGCGGCTGGAACTGGCCGGCGCGGTGGAATCCGGCGAGGCGGCGCTCGCGGCGATCGAGACCGTGCGCCCGGACGTGATCTCAATGGATATCCGCCTGCCCGGCATCGACGGACTGGAGACGACCCGACGGATCATGGCGAGCCGGCCGACGCCGATCGTGGTGATCGCCGATTCGGTCGAGGATTCCTCGCTGAAGATCTCGATGAACGCACTCCGGGCCGGTGCGCTCTCGGTGGTCGAGAAGCCGGTGGCCACGACCAATGACGGCTACGAGGCGGTCGCCGGCCAGATCTGCACGCAGCTGCGCATCATGGCCGCGGTCCCGGTCATCCGCCGCCGTCCGATCGGGGCGGAGTGGAACGCGCGCAAGACCGCTCCCATGCCCGAACTGGGGTTCCCCTCAGAATCGGAGGCCGCACCGAACGTACTGGCCGTGGCTGCCTCGACCGGCGGCCCGCCGGCGCTCGCCAAGGTGATCGGCGGCCTGTCGGCGGATTTCCCGCTCCCGATCCTGCTGGTTCAGCACATGGGCGCCGCCTTCATGGACGGCTTTGCGAGTTGGCTCGACGGCGTCGTGCCGCTCGCCGTCGGGGTGGCGCGGGACGGTCAGACGATGCAGGCCGGCCATGTCTACGTCGCCCCCGGCGATCGTCATCTCGAACTCGGAACGAACGGCACGCTGCGGGTGAGTGACGGCGCCCCCGTCGGCGGCCAGCGCCCGGCTGCGACCGTGCTGTTCCGCTCCGTCGCCCGGCAGGCCGGCGCGCAGGGCATCGGCGTGCTCCTCACCGGCATGGGCGAGGATGGGGCGCAGGGCCTTCTCGACATGCGCAAGGCCGGCGCCGCCACGGTGGCCGAACACGAGAGCAGCGCCGTCGTCTACGGCATGCCCGCGGCGGCGGTGCGCCTCAACGCGGCGTCCCGCGTGCTCCCCGTCGATCAAGTGGCGCCCCATCTCGTGCGGCTCGCGCAGAGGAAGCCAGCATGA